In one window of Brassica rapa cultivar Chiifu-401-42 chromosome A07, CAAS_Brap_v3.01, whole genome shotgun sequence DNA:
- the LOC103846245 gene encoding uncharacterized protein LOC103846245: MVIMILQTPKTCISPEAPSKPHTHFPRSTCDSSPRKHLPLPKKNARLWSSKAWTSRLSSFSSYFPRFRDLGSLRNHTKALCLSAGAGHAPMAMAHIRLYDVTAVELVDSLPLVRRADPHNLPFFDGAFDFTFTAHLDDALFPWRVVEEMERTVRRGRFCVVAVDECGGDDVREIARLFLKSKLVDVAIVTLEGSERTSILLKVQDF; the protein is encoded by the coding sequence ATGGTGATTATGATTCTCCAGACGCCGAAAACATGCATCTCACCAGAAGCTCCCTCGAAGCCCCACACGCATTTCCCGAGATCCACCTGCGACTCCTCGCCGCGAAAGCATCTCCCTTTACCGAAGAAGAACGCTCGCCTCTGGTCCTCCAAGGCTTGGACGTCGCGtctctcctccttctcctctTACTTCCCCCGATTCCGCGATCTCGGGTCGCTTCGCAACCACACCAAAGCTCTCTGCCTCTCCGCCGGCGCCGGACACGCTCCGATGGCGATGGCCCATATCAGGTTATATGACGTTACCGCCGTGGAGTTGGTGGATTCGCTTCCTCTCGTGAGAAGAGCTGATCCTCATAACCTTCCTTTTTTCGACGGTGCGTTTGATTTCACGTTTACTGCGCATCTTGATGATGCTCTGTTTCCGTGGAGGGTCGTGGAGGAGATGGAGAGGACGGTGAGGCGAGGCCGGTTTTGCGTGGTGGCGGTTGATGAATGCGGTGGGGATGATGTTAGGGAGATTGCTAGACTGTTCTTGAAGTCTAAGCTCGTTGATGTTGCTATTGTAACATTAGAAGGATCCGAAAGGACTAGTATACTACTCAAAGTTCAAGACTTTTAA
- the LOC103846061 gene encoding E3 ubiquitin protein ligase DRIP1-like, which produces MDQAGSEDDRKLVMQTQLGETMRRTRRKQKAHCYGNSSGYRRDNIKTVAPAVRQNATSSAATESEKNPIWFTLVALQDQNTDAPLPQTPSRYFRVKDSIYYLAMKLNLESKNEVELYLRRLPLDSSMLLSDLLGNWIATASPQTITTRMGASGADYMVLNRRKEKCLH; this is translated from the exons ATGGATCAAG CTGGTAGTGAAGATGATAGGAAACTGGTGATGCAAACACAACTCGGTGAAACTATG CGAAGAACGAGACGTAAGCAGAAAGCACATTGCTATGGAAATTCTTCTGGTTATAGGAGAGATAACATAAAAACAGTTGCCCCAGCAGTGAGACAAAATGCTACCTCTTCTGCTGCTACTGAAAGCGAAAAAAATCCAATATGGTTTACATTAGTCGCTTTACAGGATCA GAATACTGATGCGCCATTGCCTCAAACCCCCAGTCGTTACTTTAGGGTTAA GGATAGCATATATTACCTTGCAATGAAACTGAATCTTGAAAGCAAGAATGAG GTGGAGTTATACTTGAGGAGACTGCCTTTGGATTCATCAATGTTGTTGTCTGACTTATTAGGAAACTGGATCGCTACAGCAAGTCCTCAAACAATAACAACAAGGATGGGAGCTTCAGGCGCTGATTACATGGTCCTTAATAGAAGAAAGGAGAAATGTCTTCATTAA
- the LOC103846062 gene encoding probable E3 ubiquitin-protein ligase ARI2 isoform X2 — MDDYLSGEEEDDYYYTSDQESLEGLDHDQSNLHPLSSSGNTAKVITKESLLAAQREDLRRVMELLSLKEHHARTLLIHHRWDVEKLFAVLVEKGKDCLFSGAGLTLAGDDPTFSPSSSMMMTCDICVEDVEGHHHMTRMDCGHCFCNNCWAAHFTVKINEGQSKRIRCMAYKCNAICDEDVVRSLVSETQPDLAEKFDRFLIESYIEDNKMVKWCPSTPHCGNAIRVEDDELCEVECSCGFQFCFSCSYQAHSPCSCSMWELWRKKCHDESETVNWITVHTKPCPKCYKPVEKNGGCNLVTCICGQSFCWLCGGATGRDHTWSSISGHSCGRYQEDKEKQLERAKRDLYRYMHYHNRYKAHIDSSKLEDRLSDTILEKVSILEKRQLQFKDFSWVTSGLHRLFRSRRVLSYSYPFAFYMFGEELFKDEMSAEEREIKQNLFEDQQQQLEANVEKLSKFLEEPFDQFADDKVTQIRIQVINLSVAVDTLCKTMYECIENELLGSLQVGIHNIAPYSSNGIERASDFISSREAGGEKCQASNSVYQLFKYRM, encoded by the exons ATGGATGATTATCTGAGCGGCGAGGAGGAGGACGATTACTATTACACCTCCGATCAAGAGTCTCTCGAGGGCCTTGATCATGATCAATCCAATCTCCACCCTCTTTCATCCTCTGGAAATACAGCCAAG GTCATTACAAAGGAATCGCTTTTGGCTGCACAG AGGGAGGATCTGCGAAGAGTGATGGAGTTGTTATCGCTTAAGGAGCACCATGCTCGGACTCTTCTTATCCATCACCGATGGGACGTTGAGAAACTGTTTGCTGTTCTTGTTGAGAAAGGGAAAGATTGCTTGTTTTCTGGTGCTGGTCTTACACTTGCTGGAGATGATCCCACCTTTTCTCCTTCGTCTTCGATGATGATGACTTGTGATATCTGCGTTGAGGATGTAGAAGGTCATCATCACATGACAAGAATGGACTGTGGCCATTGCTTTTGCAATAACT GTTGGGCTGCGCATTTTACCGTAAAGATCAATGAAGGTCAGAGCAAAAGGATTAGATGCATGGCTTATAAATGCAACGCTATTTGCGATGAAGATGTCGTCAGGAGTCTAGTTAGTGAAACCCAACCTGATTTAGCAGAAAAGTTTGATCGTTTTCTTATCGAGTCTTACATCGAAGACAACAAAATGGTGAAGTGGTGCCCGAGCACTCCGCATTGTGGGAATGCAATACGTGTTGAGGATGACGAGCTCTGTGAAGTTGAATGCTCTTGTGGGTTTCAGTTCTGTTTCAGCTGTTCCTATCAAGCCCACTCCCCTTGCTCTTGTTCCATGTGGGAGCTGTGGAGGAAAAAATGCCATGATGAGTCTGAGACTGTTAATTGGATCACTGTTCACACCAAGCCGTGTCCCAAATGTTACAAACCCGTTGAAAAGAATGGTGGATGCAACCTCGTGACTTGTATCTGCGGACAATCGTTCTG TTGGTTGTGTGGTGGCGCTACGGGAAGGGATCACACTTGGTCTAGTATCTCGGGTCATAGTTGTGGTCGGTACCAAGAAGACAAAGAGAAACAGCTGGAGAGAGCTAAAAGGGATCTTTACCGGTATATGCATTACCATAACCGTTACAAGGCACATATCGATTCCTCCAAGCTAGAGGATAGGCTTAGTGATACTATCCTCGAAAAGGTGTCAATTTTAGAGAAGAGGCAGTTACAGTTTAAAGACTTCAGCTGGGTTACGAGTGGGCTCCACCGGTTGTTTAGATCAAGACGAGTTCTCTCGTATTCATACCCTTTCGCGTTTTACATGTTTGGAGAAGAGCTGTTCAAAGACGAGATGAGTGCTGAAGAGagagaaataaaacaaaacctgTTTGAGGATCAGCAGCAGCAGCTTGAAGCCAATGTTGAGAAACTTTCAAAGTTCTTGGAAGAACCCTTTGATCAATTCGCTGATGATAAAGTCACGCAGATAAGGATTCAAGTCATCAATTTATCAGTCGCAGTGGATACCCTCTGCAAAACAAT GTATGAATGCATTGAGAATGAATTGCTGGGTTCTCTGCAAGTTGGCATCCACAACATTGCTCCATACAGCTCAAATGGAATAGAACGAGCATCGGACTTTATTAGTTCCCGAGAAGCTGGTGGTGAGAAATGCCAAGCTTCGAATTCAG TGTATCAACTCTTTAAATATAGGATGTAG
- the LOC108870142 gene encoding uncharacterized mitochondrial protein AtMg00240-like, whose product MYLTTTRPDISFAVNKLCQFSFAPRKPHLHAAHKVLNYLKGMIGQGLFFPADDDYQLNAFCDADWSNCLDTRRSITGSCIFIGQSLIAWKSKKQDVVSHSSAEAEYRAMYTTSKDILWLSRMLAELGCPSPSTHVMYCDSIAALHIAKNPVFHERTKHIERE is encoded by the coding sequence ATGTATTTGACTACAACTCGCCCTGATATCTCTTTTGCCGTCAACAAATTGTGTCAATTCTCTTTTGCACCTCGCAAACCTCATCTTCATGCTGCTCACAAGGTTCTTAActatctcaaaggcatgattgGTCAAGGCTTGTTCTTTCCTGCCGATGATGATTATCAGCTTAACGCCTTTTGTGATGCTGACTGGTCTAACTGCCTTGATACTCGTCGCAGTATCACCGGATCATGCATCTTCATTGGTCAATCTCTCATTGCCTGGAAATCAAAGAAACAAGATGTTGTTTCTCATTCCTCAGCAGAGGCTGAATACAGAGCAATGTATACAACATCTAAGGATATTCTTTGGCTCTCTCGCATGCTTGCTGAGTTGGGCTGTCCTTCTCCTTCTACTCATGTGATGTATTGTGACAGTATTGCTGCTTTGCACATTGCCAAAAATCCGGTCTTTCACGAACGCACTAAACATATAGAACGTGAATGA
- the LOC103846062 gene encoding probable E3 ubiquitin-protein ligase ARI2 isoform X1, with product MDDYLSGEEEDDYYYTSDQESLEGLDHDQSNLHPLSSSGNTAKVITKESLLAAQREDLRRVMELLSLKEHHARTLLIHHRWDVEKLFAVLVEKGKDCLFSGAGLTLAGDDPTFSPSSSMMMTCDICVEDVEGHHHMTRMDCGHCFCNNCWAAHFTVKINEGQSKRIRCMAYKCNAICDEDVVRSLVSETQPDLAEKFDRFLIESYIEDNKMVKWCPSTPHCGNAIRVEDDELCEVECSCGFQFCFSCSYQAHSPCSCSMWELWRKKCHDESETVNWITVHTKPCPKCYKPVEKNGGCNLVTCICGQSFCWLCGGATGRDHTWSSISGHSCGRYQEDKEKQLERAKRDLYRYMHYHNRYKAHIDSSKLEDRLSDTILEKVSILEKRQLQFKDFSWVTSGLHRLFRSRRVLSYSYPFAFYMFGEELFKDEMSAEEREIKQNLFEDQQQQLEANVEKLSKFLEEPFDQFADDKVTQIRIQVINLSVAVDTLCKTMYECIENELLGSLQVGIHNIAPYSSNGIERASDFISSREAGGEKCQASNSGCSSEDTSCSPRKRPRKEGIYRNNQTTLLDLNLPADVIERK from the exons ATGGATGATTATCTGAGCGGCGAGGAGGAGGACGATTACTATTACACCTCCGATCAAGAGTCTCTCGAGGGCCTTGATCATGATCAATCCAATCTCCACCCTCTTTCATCCTCTGGAAATACAGCCAAG GTCATTACAAAGGAATCGCTTTTGGCTGCACAG AGGGAGGATCTGCGAAGAGTGATGGAGTTGTTATCGCTTAAGGAGCACCATGCTCGGACTCTTCTTATCCATCACCGATGGGACGTTGAGAAACTGTTTGCTGTTCTTGTTGAGAAAGGGAAAGATTGCTTGTTTTCTGGTGCTGGTCTTACACTTGCTGGAGATGATCCCACCTTTTCTCCTTCGTCTTCGATGATGATGACTTGTGATATCTGCGTTGAGGATGTAGAAGGTCATCATCACATGACAAGAATGGACTGTGGCCATTGCTTTTGCAATAACT GTTGGGCTGCGCATTTTACCGTAAAGATCAATGAAGGTCAGAGCAAAAGGATTAGATGCATGGCTTATAAATGCAACGCTATTTGCGATGAAGATGTCGTCAGGAGTCTAGTTAGTGAAACCCAACCTGATTTAGCAGAAAAGTTTGATCGTTTTCTTATCGAGTCTTACATCGAAGACAACAAAATGGTGAAGTGGTGCCCGAGCACTCCGCATTGTGGGAATGCAATACGTGTTGAGGATGACGAGCTCTGTGAAGTTGAATGCTCTTGTGGGTTTCAGTTCTGTTTCAGCTGTTCCTATCAAGCCCACTCCCCTTGCTCTTGTTCCATGTGGGAGCTGTGGAGGAAAAAATGCCATGATGAGTCTGAGACTGTTAATTGGATCACTGTTCACACCAAGCCGTGTCCCAAATGTTACAAACCCGTTGAAAAGAATGGTGGATGCAACCTCGTGACTTGTATCTGCGGACAATCGTTCTG TTGGTTGTGTGGTGGCGCTACGGGAAGGGATCACACTTGGTCTAGTATCTCGGGTCATAGTTGTGGTCGGTACCAAGAAGACAAAGAGAAACAGCTGGAGAGAGCTAAAAGGGATCTTTACCGGTATATGCATTACCATAACCGTTACAAGGCACATATCGATTCCTCCAAGCTAGAGGATAGGCTTAGTGATACTATCCTCGAAAAGGTGTCAATTTTAGAGAAGAGGCAGTTACAGTTTAAAGACTTCAGCTGGGTTACGAGTGGGCTCCACCGGTTGTTTAGATCAAGACGAGTTCTCTCGTATTCATACCCTTTCGCGTTTTACATGTTTGGAGAAGAGCTGTTCAAAGACGAGATGAGTGCTGAAGAGagagaaataaaacaaaacctgTTTGAGGATCAGCAGCAGCAGCTTGAAGCCAATGTTGAGAAACTTTCAAAGTTCTTGGAAGAACCCTTTGATCAATTCGCTGATGATAAAGTCACGCAGATAAGGATTCAAGTCATCAATTTATCAGTCGCAGTGGATACCCTCTGCAAAACAAT GTATGAATGCATTGAGAATGAATTGCTGGGTTCTCTGCAAGTTGGCATCCACAACATTGCTCCATACAGCTCAAATGGAATAGAACGAGCATCGGACTTTATTAGTTCCCGAGAAGCTGGTGGTGAGAAATGCCAAGCTTCGAATTCAG GATGTAGCTCAGAAGACACAAGTTGCTCTCCGAGGAAACGTCCCAGAAAAGAAGGAATTTACAGAAATAATCAAACCACTTTACTGGATTTAAACTTGCCAGCGGATGTCATTGAGCGGAAATGA
- the LOC103846059 gene encoding zinc finger BED domain-containing protein RICESLEEPER 2 has product MTRGSLPMDVKTRWNSTFLMLSRALQFRVAFDRMEAEDRLYNDYFLEVENGVKRQGPPDVVDWNAVDKLKRFLIIFYNSTLVVSTSSKVNSYKCYGEIVTIERNLTALANNLDPDLKLKAEDMLHKFLKYWDGMKNVNRMLIIASVIDPRKKMNFANLCFEKLYGKDSFESKEMTASVLDLLTSMFQEYSSRFRGASTQSSQTKQTPSASVQETQEQMERLKLVVEDFGYERMDSVYKELVSETENKARDELEMYLKEPVENQKLMIGFEFDILGWWKVHKIKFPVLAEMARDLLAMQVSSVASESAFSTSGRILEPYRSCLTHYMIEVLMCSEQWMKADIKFAEKVQTNEQILAEVEMLDKLEKEFENVTLED; this is encoded by the exons ATGACACGAGGTAGCCTGCCTATGGATGTTAAGACTAGGTGGAATTCAACATTCCTCATGCTGTCTAGAGCATTACAGTTTAGAGTTGCTTTTGATAGGATGGAAGCAGAGGACAGGTTGTATAATGACTACTTTTTAGAAGTAGAAAATGGGGTTAAGAGGCAAGGACCGCCTGATGTTGTTGATTGGAATGCTGTGGATAAGCTTAAGAGGTTTCTAATCATATTCTACAACAGCACCTTGGTTGTCTCTACTTCCTCAAAAGTCAACTCCTACAAATGCTATGGTGAGATAGTGACAATTGAGAGGAATCTCACAGCATTGGCTAACAACCTAGACCCGGATTTGAAGCTGAAAGCTGAAGATATGTTGCACAAGTTTCTGAAGTATTGGGATGGCATGAAGAATGTGAATAGGATGTTGATCATTGCATCAGTAATTGAtccaaggaagaagatgaatttCGCAAACTTATGCTTTGAGAAACTGTATGGGAAGGACAGTTTCGAGTCTAAGGAAATGACTGCGTCTGTTCTTGATCTCCTTACAAGCATGTTCCAGGAGTATTCTAGCCGTTTCAGAGGTGCTAGTACTCAATCCTCTCAGACGAAGCAAACACCATCTGCGAGTGTTCAGGAGACTCAAGAGCAAATGGAGAGGTTGAAGTTGGTTGTTGAAGATTTCGGTTACGAGAGGATGGATTCTGTGTACAAGGAACTTGTTTCTGAAACAGAAAATAAGGCAAGGGATGAGCTGGAAATGTACTTGAAGGAACCTGTTGAGAATCAGAAGCTTATGATTGGATTTGAGTTTGATATTCTCGGTTGGTGGAAGGTGCACAAAATCAAGTTTCCAGTTTTGGCAGAGATGGCAAGGGATCTACTTGCGATGCAGGTTTCCTCGGTGGCTTCTGAAAGTGCTTTTAGCACAAGTGGTAGAATTTTAGAGCCATATAGAAGCTGTCTCACTCACTACATGATAGAAGTGCTGATGTGTAGTGAGCAATGGATGAAAGCTGATATCAAGTTTGCTGAAAAAGTCCAAACTAATGAGCAGATTCTAGCTGAAGTTGAAATGCTAGACAAGCTTGAGAAAG AGTTTGAGAATGTAACACTTGAAGACTGA